One part of the Flavobacterium johnsoniae UW101 genome encodes these proteins:
- a CDS encoding Kelch repeat-containing protein produces the protein MAKKLLLIFIFIPFFSISQNINGEVFSQKENLPIENTNVFALSSKVGTITDLNGKFSLKLLPQFKNDEILEFSHIGFTSLKVRLEDFKKANFTIFLANEVENLSELTITANHQLKLKSKLNFNKLAPLKFPIFSFGSFLNNDKIYVIGGNGSREADSWKKVTAEKAAPTLKDLQDELSRNSTFLFYKGDFSTYNIKTDTWEDSPIKFIKRAYHNAHLYDNSVYVLGGKRISVNGKFEYLQDQIEVLNLSDQTIKVDNTNPHQAADFASFTYKDNIIIMGGSIKMTESGKKTFTNKVHMYNIPSGYWYELDNMPTAKETTGILLNDKIYLIGGNNSQPLPEIETFDLITQKWQIEGELFSGLERPAIIYHDNIIYFFEDTILYTYHLKTKQLKEYKIDLGLKSCSMHFYNDKLYIIGGYTHNDYSKTPSSNTYSISIDEFQTTKPNRIKTLEIKSDKINFK, from the coding sequence ATGGCGAAAAAATTACTCTTGATTTTTATTTTCATTCCTTTTTTTTCTATTTCACAAAATATAAATGGCGAAGTATTTTCTCAAAAAGAAAATCTTCCTATTGAAAACACCAATGTATTTGCCTTGTCAAGCAAAGTAGGAACTATAACTGATCTGAACGGAAAATTCTCTTTAAAGCTGCTTCCGCAATTTAAAAACGATGAAATTTTAGAATTCTCTCATATTGGTTTTACCAGCCTAAAAGTACGTCTTGAAGACTTTAAGAAAGCAAATTTCACTATCTTTCTGGCTAATGAAGTCGAGAATTTATCTGAATTGACAATTACAGCCAATCATCAGTTAAAATTAAAATCAAAGCTGAACTTTAATAAACTGGCTCCTTTAAAATTTCCTATCTTCTCTTTTGGATCGTTTTTAAACAACGATAAAATTTATGTTATAGGCGGGAATGGATCTCGTGAAGCTGATTCATGGAAGAAAGTTACCGCAGAAAAAGCCGCACCCACTTTAAAAGATCTTCAAGATGAGTTAAGCCGAAATTCAACTTTTTTGTTTTACAAAGGGGATTTCTCTACGTACAATATTAAAACTGATACTTGGGAAGATTCTCCCATAAAATTCATAAAAAGAGCATATCACAATGCACACTTATATGATAATTCAGTGTATGTTTTAGGCGGAAAAAGAATTTCTGTAAATGGAAAATTTGAATACTTGCAAGATCAGATTGAAGTTTTAAACCTTAGTGATCAAACTATAAAAGTTGACAATACAAATCCGCATCAAGCTGCAGATTTTGCTTCGTTTACTTATAAAGACAATATTATTATAATGGGTGGTTCTATAAAAATGACCGAAAGCGGTAAAAAAACTTTCACCAACAAAGTACATATGTACAACATTCCTTCTGGTTATTGGTATGAACTAGACAACATGCCAACTGCAAAAGAAACTACAGGAATCCTGCTTAATGATAAAATATATCTTATTGGAGGAAATAACAGCCAGCCTCTGCCTGAAATTGAAACTTTTGATTTGATTACACAAAAATGGCAGATTGAAGGTGAATTATTTTCAGGATTAGAAAGACCAGCAATAATTTATCATGACAATATCATTTATTTTTTTGAAGACACAATACTATACACCTATCACTTAAAAACAAAACAGCTTAAAGAATATAAAATTGATCTGGGTTTAAAATCTTGTTCTATGCATTTTTACAATGACAAACTTTATATAATTGGCGGCTATACACATAATGATTATTCTAAAACTCCTTCTTCAAACACATACAGCATCTCAATTGATGAATTTCAAACAACTAAACCAAATAGAATTAAAACATTAGAAATCAAATCAGACAAAATTAATTTCAAATAA
- a CDS encoding C40 family peptidase has protein sequence MVFRLIIVLFFFSVGVFSQEKFIKHKISKGENLTVIAKKYGVKAKDIQEANPNAPKILKLNSVLLIPNKNVKSAQNSTPSIANNTSVNTTPGSHEVLQKETLWGISKKYNVSVDDLKKANPALETEGLKIGQQIVIPVNTAAIAENTAPETEKPEIISSTDVDLEVKVQPKETKYAIAKKYGITVKELERQNPSIKAKLPVGYVLKIKTTKEKADAVNALNEPKTLLDESFGSEPQIADNNTAVKKDSTFVYNGNHSGLIDQIIVSATENIGTRYRSGGTTKAGFDCSGLMFCTFGNFDIKLPRSSIEQSRIGTKVASAEAQKGDLIFFKTNGRRHINHVGMVVEAADGEIKFVHSSTHGGVMISSTKEPYYQRTFSQVNRILE, from the coding sequence ATGGTTTTTAGATTAATTATAGTATTGTTTTTTTTTAGTGTTGGTGTTTTTTCTCAGGAAAAATTTATCAAACATAAAATTTCAAAAGGAGAAAACCTTACTGTAATTGCTAAAAAATATGGAGTAAAGGCAAAAGACATTCAAGAAGCGAATCCAAATGCTCCTAAAATTTTAAAACTAAATTCGGTTTTATTGATCCCGAATAAAAATGTAAAGTCAGCTCAAAATTCTACACCATCAATAGCGAACAATACTTCTGTAAATACTACTCCTGGTTCGCACGAAGTTTTACAAAAAGAAACACTTTGGGGAATCTCTAAAAAATACAATGTTAGTGTTGATGATTTGAAAAAAGCAAATCCTGCGCTGGAAACGGAGGGACTGAAAATTGGACAGCAAATCGTTATTCCAGTAAATACAGCAGCCATTGCTGAAAATACAGCTCCGGAAACAGAAAAACCGGAAATCATTTCTTCTACAGATGTTGACCTTGAGGTTAAAGTACAGCCAAAAGAAACAAAATACGCAATCGCAAAAAAATACGGAATAACAGTAAAAGAACTGGAGCGTCAAAATCCTTCTATAAAAGCTAAACTTCCAGTTGGATATGTTTTGAAAATCAAAACAACAAAAGAGAAAGCAGATGCTGTAAATGCTTTGAATGAACCTAAGACATTATTAGACGAAAGTTTTGGTTCTGAGCCTCAAATTGCAGATAATAATACAGCAGTTAAAAAAGATTCTACATTTGTTTATAATGGAAATCATTCTGGATTAATCGACCAGATTATTGTAAGTGCAACTGAAAATATTGGAACCCGTTATCGTTCAGGCGGTACTACAAAAGCAGGTTTTGACTGTTCAGGTTTAATGTTCTGCACTTTTGGAAATTTTGATATAAAACTGCCAAGAAGTTCAATCGAACAATCTCGTATAGGAACTAAAGTAGCTTCTGCAGAAGCGCAAAAAGGAGATTTGATTTTCTTTAAAACTAACGGCAGACGTCATATTAATCATGTAGGAATGGTGGTTGAAGCAGCTGACGGAGAAATTAAGTTTGTGCACTCATCAACACATGGCGGAGTTATGATTTCTTCTACAAAAGAACCTTATTATCAAAGAACTTTTTCTCAGGTAAACCGTATTTTAGAATAA
- a CDS encoding response regulator, with protein MEFNSTILLIEDNLIDQLVTKQLLKKILDINQVAIANNGLEGLQWIIKNKKAKQKLVILLDIQMPIMNGFEFLDIFQTLNMEIQKETQIYVVSSTLDSDEIEQIRKNEYVCDFLNKPIPVEELKKQFLNSFLF; from the coding sequence ATGGAATTTAACTCAACTATATTATTAATTGAAGACAACTTAATTGATCAGCTTGTTACAAAACAATTACTGAAAAAAATTCTTGATATAAACCAAGTTGCTATTGCCAATAATGGATTAGAAGGCCTGCAATGGATTATAAAGAATAAAAAGGCAAAGCAGAAATTAGTCATTTTATTAGACATACAAATGCCTATAATGAATGGTTTTGAATTTTTAGATATATTTCAAACGCTTAATATGGAAATTCAAAAGGAAACTCAGATTTATGTAGTTTCTTCAACTTTAGATTCTGATGAAATAGAACAAATTAGAAAAAACGAATATGTTTGTGATTTTTTAAACAAACCTATTCCGGTTGAAGAATTAAAAAAGCAATTTTTAAATAGTTTCTTATTCTAA
- a CDS encoding sensor histidine kinase, with protein sequence MKIMHKVRSLRSLRLPNVFILILIVFISCALLICINFFTIKILSANRAYVNGESHYSKGQKDASRHLITYLYNKDPNQWKLYKEELKVPQGDGIARKTLLKAGDNEVARKGFLAGRNHKDDLDDIVWLFVNFKKVSFLAKAIHEWEQGDNLIDELFIIGTQINAKIERNSLTEADQKKFILKISRISDKLTINQRNFSNTLGEGTRKIKTLLTITNIVFILIIVLSVCSYYSIMVKRLTISKKEIEVKNENLTLVNHELDRFVYSASHDLRSPITSLKGLIEITQLEDDIDQIKDYLKLMHQSLTKQDQFISDIIDYSKNKRKQIVIEPVSLKEIFNEAISQLMHIENASKITFKQELEIDQIQSDGLRLKIIISNLLSNAIKYADNSKQEMFISIKTYLSDGFNRIEVSDNGIGIKEDCKDYIFEMYFGTNKNKGSGLGLYIVKEAVENIKGNISVVSENNIGSKFIVAIPTSYGI encoded by the coding sequence ATGAAAATCATGCATAAGGTTCGTTCTTTACGAAGCCTCCGTTTGCCGAATGTGTTTATTTTAATATTAATCGTATTCATTTCTTGTGCATTATTGATCTGCATTAATTTTTTCACAATTAAAATTTTATCTGCCAACAGGGCTTATGTTAATGGAGAATCACATTATTCTAAGGGGCAAAAAGATGCTTCACGTCATCTTATCACTTATCTCTACAACAAAGACCCAAATCAATGGAAACTATACAAAGAAGAATTAAAAGTTCCTCAAGGCGATGGAATTGCCCGAAAAACTCTTTTAAAGGCAGGCGATAATGAGGTAGCAAGAAAAGGTTTTTTAGCCGGCCGTAATCATAAAGATGATTTAGATGATATTGTCTGGCTGTTTGTAAACTTTAAAAAAGTTTCATTTCTGGCAAAAGCAATTCACGAATGGGAACAAGGAGATAATTTAATTGATGAACTTTTTATAATTGGAACTCAAATTAATGCAAAAATCGAACGTAATTCATTGACTGAAGCTGATCAAAAGAAATTCATTCTTAAAATCAGCCGTATCAGCGATAAGCTTACTATCAATCAGCGTAATTTCTCGAATACTCTGGGAGAAGGAACCCGAAAAATAAAAACACTTTTAACAATCACCAACATCGTTTTTATTTTAATAATCGTTTTAAGTGTTTGCTCTTATTATTCAATAATGGTAAAACGCCTGACCATTTCTAAAAAGGAAATTGAAGTTAAGAATGAGAATCTAACTTTAGTTAATCATGAATTAGACCGCTTTGTTTACAGCGCCTCTCATGACTTAAGATCTCCTATTACATCTTTAAAAGGTCTGATTGAGATTACACAATTGGAAGATGACATTGATCAAATAAAAGACTATTTAAAATTAATGCATCAAAGTTTAACGAAGCAGGATCAATTTATAAGTGATATTATTGATTATTCTAAAAACAAAAGAAAACAAATCGTTATTGAACCTGTAAGCCTTAAGGAGATTTTCAACGAAGCTATTTCTCAATTGATGCACATTGAAAATGCAAGCAAAATTACTTTTAAACAAGAATTAGAGATAGATCAAATTCAGAGCGATGGTCTGCGTTTAAAAATCATTATCAGCAACTTACTTTCTAATGCAATTAAATATGCCGACAACAGTAAACAAGAAATGTTTATTTCTATTAAGACTTATCTTTCTGACGGCTTTAACAGAATTGAGGTTTCTGACAACGGAATAGGTATTAAAGAAGATTGTAAAGATTATATTTTTGAAATGTACTTTGGAACAAACAAAAATAAAGGATCTGGATTAGGTCTTTATATTGTAAAAGAAGCTGTCGAAAATATTAAAGGAAATATTTCAGTTGTTTCTGAAAACAACATTGGAAGTAAATTTATTGTAGCTATCCCAACTTCTTATGGAATTTAA
- a CDS encoding ATP-binding protein yields the protein MANKSEFKTSLLRMFRARIPFISIKSIERARVLEVIQQLAEEINIPIYFHNLSHGTIDIKTKKSVNDDRSVAGGLDYAVQNISQRQNLTFVFTEVSDIEDDNLVSRHLYDCVIQAIERGGSICLITTKSIWPQLQRLGMTITLDAPNEDEMLEVVKECVTPYKGSIPLEWDETDFKMAATILANMTKIEAENVLATQMAKGSLTKEDIRELSNAKDKLFSNISGLEKVKIDSSTLSVAGLTGLQHWLDNQKQLLTADLKARKMRPPRGVLLVGVPGCGKSLSAKFIAANWNLPLYRLDLAAIQGQYLGQSENRLKEALASADNAAPCVLWIDEIEKGLSGAAGSNDGGTSTRMVGQFLFWLQESMAKVFVVSTANDVSKLPPELLRRGRFDELFFVDLPGEAERKDIINLYINRNLLPQPSPPTLNHLVEISDGFAGSDIEGAVRDVAIQAVIHGDDLVDDNLFEKCFKNIVPLSKTAPEKIEAIRVWGRERAVPASGVSWDTVSNDNIKGKRSIII from the coding sequence ATGGCAAATAAATCAGAATTCAAAACTTCGCTTTTGCGAATGTTTAGAGCAAGAATACCTTTTATATCGATTAAAAGTATTGAGCGGGCAAGAGTACTTGAGGTTATTCAACAATTAGCTGAAGAAATCAATATTCCTATTTATTTTCATAATTTATCTCATGGAACAATTGATATAAAAACAAAGAAAAGTGTCAATGATGATCGCTCAGTTGCCGGTGGTCTGGACTATGCCGTTCAAAACATTTCTCAAAGACAAAATTTGACCTTTGTTTTTACTGAAGTAAGTGATATTGAAGATGATAATTTAGTATCCAGACATCTCTATGATTGTGTAATTCAAGCCATTGAAAGAGGCGGAAGCATTTGCTTAATTACAACTAAATCAATATGGCCCCAATTACAGCGATTAGGAATGACAATTACATTAGACGCTCCTAATGAAGATGAAATGTTAGAAGTTGTTAAAGAATGTGTTACTCCATATAAAGGTTCTATTCCGCTCGAATGGGACGAAACAGATTTTAAAATGGCAGCGACGATTTTAGCAAATATGACTAAAATCGAAGCCGAAAATGTTTTAGCAACCCAAATGGCAAAAGGTTCTTTAACTAAAGAAGACATTAGAGAATTAAGCAATGCCAAAGACAAATTGTTTAGTAATATATCTGGTTTAGAGAAAGTAAAAATTGACTCATCTACTCTCTCGGTTGCAGGTTTGACAGGTTTACAGCATTGGCTGGATAATCAAAAGCAACTTTTAACAGCAGATTTAAAAGCAAGAAAAATGCGTCCTCCAAGAGGAGTTTTACTTGTAGGGGTTCCTGGGTGCGGTAAATCTCTATCTGCTAAATTTATTGCTGCTAATTGGAATCTTCCTTTATATCGTCTTGATCTTGCTGCTATTCAAGGGCAATATCTTGGACAATCTGAAAATCGATTAAAAGAAGCATTAGCATCTGCAGATAATGCTGCTCCCTGCGTATTGTGGATTGATGAAATAGAAAAAGGCCTTTCTGGCGCAGCTGGCTCAAATGATGGGGGAACATCAACAAGAATGGTTGGACAGTTTTTGTTTTGGTTACAGGAAAGTATGGCAAAAGTTTTTGTTGTATCTACAGCAAATGACGTTAGTAAATTACCTCCAGAATTGTTACGAAGAGGGCGTTTTGATGAATTGTTTTTTGTTGATCTGCCCGGAGAAGCAGAAAGAAAAGATATTATTAATCTCTATATAAATCGCAATTTGTTACCTCAGCCTTCTCCGCCTACATTAAATCATCTTGTAGAAATTTCGGATGGATTTGCCGGATCAGATATTGAAGGTGCAGTAAGAGATGTTGCTATTCAGGCTGTAATTCATGGAGATGATCTTGTAGATGATAATCTTTTTGAAAAATGTTTTAAAAACATTGTACCATTAAGTAAAACTGCTCCAGAAAAAATCGAAGCTATTAGAGTTTGGGGACGCGAGAGAGCTGTACCTGCATCTGGAGTTTCTTGGGATACTGTATCTAATGATAATATAAAAGGAAAGCGATCAATTATAATTTAA
- a CDS encoding APC family permease produces MQEENQEHFKRELGLLDGTMLVVGSMIGSGIFIVSADIARQVGSAGWLTLIWLISGLITIIAAVSYGELSAMFPKAGGQYVYLKEAYNKLIAFLYGWSFFAVIQTGTIAAVGVAFSKFAAYLYEPLSDENILYEIGSFKLNAAQLVSIFTIILLTYINSRGVKNGKILQTVLTIIKILSLLGLIVFGLTLAAKASVWDANWADAWNTRVFDKESGSWMPIGGTGLITGISAAMVGSLFSSDAWNGVTFIAGEIKNPQRNVGLSLFLGTFIVTIIYVLTNIMYLAVIPLEEIATAKSDRVAVVASQYIFGNIGTLIIAIMIMISTFACNNGLIMAGARVYYTMAKDGLFFKKAAVLNESSVPAWALWAQCFWASALCLTGKYGDLLDFVIIIVLIFYILTIYGIFILRRKMPNTERPYKAFGYPFLPMLYIITAAAICVSLLITKFSTCGWGVLIMLTGIPVYYFTKPKE; encoded by the coding sequence ATGCAAGAAGAGAACCAAGAACATTTTAAAAGAGAACTCGGATTATTAGACGGAACCATGCTTGTGGTTGGTTCAATGATTGGGTCTGGAATATTTATTGTAAGTGCCGATATTGCCAGGCAGGTAGGATCTGCAGGATGGCTTACTCTAATTTGGCTGATATCAGGATTAATTACCATTATTGCTGCTGTAAGCTATGGAGAATTGAGCGCCATGTTTCCAAAAGCCGGAGGACAATATGTCTACTTAAAAGAAGCGTATAACAAGTTAATAGCTTTTTTGTATGGCTGGAGCTTTTTTGCAGTAATTCAAACTGGAACTATTGCTGCAGTGGGAGTAGCTTTCTCAAAATTTGCTGCTTATTTATACGAACCATTGAGTGATGAAAATATACTTTATGAAATAGGTTCATTTAAACTAAATGCGGCCCAGTTAGTATCGATTTTTACTATTATTTTATTGACTTATATCAATAGCCGTGGTGTTAAAAACGGTAAAATTCTTCAAACTGTTCTTACGATTATCAAAATTTTATCATTACTGGGGTTAATTGTTTTCGGGCTAACATTGGCAGCAAAAGCTTCGGTTTGGGATGCGAACTGGGCCGATGCATGGAATACTCGTGTATTTGATAAAGAAAGCGGCTCATGGATGCCAATAGGAGGGACTGGATTAATAACCGGAATTTCAGCTGCAATGGTTGGATCTTTATTTTCGAGTGATGCCTGGAATGGTGTTACTTTTATTGCTGGAGAAATTAAAAATCCGCAGCGAAATGTTGGTTTAAGTTTGTTTCTGGGAACTTTTATTGTAACCATTATTTATGTTTTAACGAATATTATGTATTTAGCCGTAATTCCGTTAGAAGAAATTGCAACAGCAAAATCAGATCGTGTTGCCGTTGTGGCATCACAATATATTTTTGGAAATATAGGAACGCTGATTATTGCAATTATGATTATGATTTCGACTTTTGCCTGCAACAACGGATTAATTATGGCTGGAGCAAGAGTGTATTATACAATGGCAAAGGATGGTTTATTCTTTAAAAAAGCAGCTGTTTTAAACGAATCAAGTGTTCCTGCATGGGCGCTTTGGGCACAATGTTTTTGGGCTTCGGCTTTGTGCCTTACAGGAAAATATGGTGATTTGTTAGACTTTGTAATTATCATTGTCTTGATTTTCTATATTTTAACGATATACGGAATCTTTATTTTGAGAAGAAAAATGCCAAATACCGAAAGACCTTATAAAGCTTTTGGATATCCGTTTTTACCAATGCTTTATATAATTACAGCTGCAGCAATATGTGTTTCGTTACTTATTACAAAATTCTCAACCTGTGGATGGGGAGTTTTAATTATGCTGACAGGAATTCCGGTTTATTATTTTACTAAACCAAAAGAGTAA
- a CDS encoding DUF1810 domain-containing protein codes for MAYSNNDLARFLDAQNKLYLTALSEISKGKKETHWMWFIFPQIKGLGKSDTANLYAINDLKEASDYLEHPILGKHLIEISELLLTFKMKSADGIFGDLDARKLRSCMTLFSLTENTNPIFQEVLDAFFSGEIDPLTISIINSSIKSSVEPAVV; via the coding sequence ATGGCTTATTCAAACAATGATTTAGCGCGCTTCTTAGATGCGCAGAACAAACTTTATCTTACTGCTCTTTCTGAAATCAGCAAAGGAAAAAAAGAAACACACTGGATGTGGTTTATTTTTCCTCAAATAAAAGGTTTGGGAAAAAGCGATACTGCCAATCTATATGCCATTAATGACTTAAAAGAAGCTTCTGATTATTTAGAACATCCAATTTTAGGAAAACATTTAATTGAAATATCAGAACTTTTGCTAACCTTTAAAATGAAATCTGCTGACGGAATTTTTGGAGATTTAGATGCCCGTAAATTACGTTCGTGTATGACTTTGTTTTCTTTAACAGAAAATACAAATCCAATATTTCAGGAGGTTCTGGATGCTTTTTTCTCGGGAGAAATTGATCCGCTTACTATATCTATTATTAATTCATCTATAAAATCATCTGTTGAACCTGCTGTTGTATAA
- a CDS encoding alpha-ketoglutarate-dependent dioxygenase AlkB family protein — protein MTLFNDTELFTTGLAGKKVFDIPDSELILIDNFFTKEESDRFYERLLRKTKWREYEMEIYDKTYTVPRMIAWYEDKDNPGADLKGPDWNYELLTIRGRVEKETQQDFNTVLLNLYRDGNDGVGWHSDKEHNTGPNPIIASVTFGETRMFRLRHKYSKEIPQIEIPLHHGSFLLMAGTTNSFWQHQVPKTARNVLPRINLTFRQTHRNL, from the coding sequence ATGACACTATTTAACGACACCGAATTATTTACCACAGGTTTGGCAGGAAAAAAAGTATTTGACATTCCTGATTCTGAATTGATTTTAATTGATAATTTCTTCACAAAAGAAGAATCTGATCGTTTTTATGAAAGACTGCTTCGCAAAACGAAATGGAGAGAATACGAAATGGAAATTTATGATAAAACCTATACTGTTCCCAGAATGATTGCCTGGTATGAAGATAAAGATAATCCGGGAGCAGATTTAAAAGGTCCTGACTGGAATTATGAATTGCTGACTATTAGAGGACGTGTAGAAAAGGAAACACAGCAGGATTTTAATACTGTACTGCTTAATTTGTACAGAGATGGAAATGATGGCGTAGGTTGGCACAGCGATAAAGAACATAATACGGGACCCAACCCAATTATTGCTTCGGTGACTTTTGGAGAAACCAGAATGTTCAGGCTGCGTCATAAATACAGTAAAGAAATTCCGCAGATCGAAATTCCGTTACATCATGGGTCTTTTTTGCTGATGGCAGGAACTACAAACAGTTTTTGGCAGCATCAAGTTCCCAAAACAGCACGAAATGTTTTACCAAGAATAAATTTAACTTTTAGACAAACACACAGAAATCTGTAA
- the xth gene encoding exodeoxyribonuclease III, producing MKIATYNVNGINGRLNVLLRWLDEAAPDIVCLQELKAPQDNFPLKAINDAGYNAVWHGQKQWNGVAILARNMKIEEITRTLPGDDEDVQSRYIEALINGIVIACLYLPNGNPVPGPKFEYKLKWFDRLAERAAILLSLKVPVLLIGDYNVMPTELDVYKPEKWINDALFKPEIRKAFAAIVSQGWTDAIRTLYPDEKIYTFWDYFRNAYQRNAGLRIDHFLLSPQIASALHSGGVDRHVRGWEKTSDHAPVWIQIDKK from the coding sequence ATGAAAATAGCGACTTATAACGTAAACGGAATCAACGGAAGGTTAAATGTATTACTTCGATGGCTGGACGAAGCAGCTCCGGATATTGTGTGCTTACAAGAATTAAAAGCACCTCAGGATAACTTTCCTCTTAAGGCTATTAATGATGCAGGTTACAATGCCGTCTGGCACGGACAAAAACAATGGAACGGTGTTGCTATTCTTGCCCGAAATATGAAAATAGAAGAAATAACCCGCACACTTCCGGGTGATGACGAAGATGTTCAAAGCCGTTATATTGAAGCTTTAATTAACGGAATTGTAATTGCATGTCTTTATCTCCCAAACGGGAATCCAGTGCCGGGACCAAAATTTGAATATAAATTGAAATGGTTTGATCGTCTGGCTGAGCGTGCAGCAATATTATTATCCTTAAAAGTTCCTGTACTATTAATTGGTGATTATAATGTCATGCCAACAGAGCTGGATGTTTATAAACCTGAAAAATGGATAAATGATGCACTTTTCAAACCAGAAATTAGAAAAGCGTTTGCAGCTATAGTTTCACAAGGATGGACAGATGCGATTAGAACATTGTATCCTGATGAGAAAATTTACACTTTCTGGGATTATTTCAGGAATGCTTATCAGCGAAATGCAGGTCTTAGAATCGATCATTTTTTATTGAGTCCGCAAATAGCATCGGCATTGCATTCCGGCGGTGTTGATCGTCATGTGCGAGGCTGGGAAAAAACAAGCGATCATGCACCTGTATGGATTCAAATTGACAAAAAATAA
- a CDS encoding exonuclease domain-containing protein, translating into MKNQEYAIVDIETTGGNASGSRITEIAIIIHDGKNVLDRYETLVNPEQDIPPSIFGLTGINNEMVANAPIFDDISEKVLEMLTDRIFVAHNVNFDYSFVHHQLEQAGFKWSAKKLCTVRAARKIKPGLGSYSLGNLCNSLNISLENRHRAGGDADATAILFSLLLEWDDAGEIEKMIKKTAQDQRLPPNLPPDDFNNLPEKPGIYYFYNQAKKVIYVGKAVNLKKRVTSHFTGNNINPQRQHFLRDIYGISFEICATELMALLLECTEIKKLWPTYNRALKRFEAKFGIYQYEARNGYKYLAIGKVSKFQICIHEFNTQYDGINLLRSLAEQFEIDHRFCKYTRPEEGELFQNNDVKSLPDVLLHNEQVDNAIDYLLNNRPSFAIIDKGRSADERSCVWVENGHFHGMGYIPRDIAINDYDEVKSYVTQYKSNQYIEHLIFAYAEKHPGKVFFNKQFIK; encoded by the coding sequence ATGAAGAATCAGGAATATGCCATAGTCGATATTGAAACCACAGGAGGAAATGCCAGTGGAAGCCGTATAACAGAAATTGCCATTATTATTCATGATGGTAAAAATGTGCTGGATCGTTATGAAACACTGGTAAATCCTGAACAGGACATACCTCCTTCAATTTTTGGATTAACAGGTATAAATAACGAAATGGTAGCTAATGCCCCAATCTTTGATGATATTTCTGAAAAAGTTCTCGAAATGCTTACAGACCGCATTTTTGTAGCTCATAATGTTAACTTCGATTATTCATTTGTTCATCATCAGCTGGAACAGGCAGGTTTCAAATGGTCGGCAAAAAAACTTTGTACAGTTCGTGCCGCCAGAAAAATCAAACCGGGTTTAGGTTCATACAGTTTAGGTAATCTTTGTAACTCTTTAAATATATCTTTAGAAAACAGACACCGTGCCGGAGGAGACGCAGATGCAACAGCCATATTATTTTCGCTTTTATTAGAATGGGATGATGCTGGAGAAATCGAAAAAATGATCAAGAAAACGGCACAAGATCAGCGCTTACCTCCTAACCTTCCACCTGATGATTTTAATAATTTACCCGAAAAACCTGGAATCTATTATTTTTATAATCAGGCAAAAAAAGTAATTTATGTTGGAAAAGCTGTTAATCTAAAAAAACGTGTTACATCGCATTTTACAGGTAATAATATCAATCCGCAAAGACAACATTTTTTAAGAGACATTTACGGGATTTCTTTTGAGATCTGCGCAACTGAATTAATGGCGCTTCTTTTAGAATGCACCGAAATCAAAAAACTCTGGCCTACTTACAACAGAGCTCTAAAACGTTTTGAGGCTAAATTTGGCATTTATCAATACGAAGCCAGAAATGGTTATAAATATCTCGCTATTGGGAAAGTGAGTAAATTTCAAATCTGCATTCATGAATTTAATACACAGTATGATGGTATCAATTTACTGCGCAGTCTGGCAGAACAGTTTGAAATTGATCATAGATTTTGTAAATATACAAGACCAGAAGAGGGAGAATTATTTCAAAATAATGATGTAAAAAGTCTGCCTGATGTTCTGCTTCATAACGAGCAAGTAGATAATGCAATTGATTATTTACTGAACAACAGACCCAGTTTTGCGATTATCGATAAAGGAAGATCTGCTGACGAACGAAGCTGTGTCTGGGTTGAAAATGGGCATTTTCACGGAATGGGCTACATACCCAGAGATATCGCCATTAACGATTATGATGAAGTAAAAAGTTATGTAACACAATATAAAAGCAATCAGTATATAGAACATTTAATTTTTGCTTATGCAGAAAAACATCCCGGCAAAGTATTCTTTAACAAACAGTTTATAAAATAA